The following proteins come from a genomic window of Synechococcus sp. BIOS-E4-1:
- the ftsH3 gene encoding ATP-dependent zinc metalloprotease FtsH3, which produces MNKRWRNIGLGALLVLAIVVIAPAFFGGAGGPQPEARSLRYSDFVERVQEDQVSRVLLSPDRGTAQVVETDGRRAEVNLAPDKDLLKLLTDHNVDIAVQPSRQPGAWQQAASSLIFPLLLLGGLFFLFRRAQSGGGGGNPAMNFGKSKARVQMEPSTQITFGDVAGIEGAKLELTEVVDFLKNPDRFTAVGAKIPKGVLLVGPPGTGKTLLAKAVAGEANVPFFSISGSEFVEMFVGVGASRVRDLFEQAKKNAPCIVFIDEIDAVGRQRGAGMGGGNDEREQTLNQLLTEMDGFEGNTGIIIVAATNRPDVLDSALMRPGRFDRQVTVDRPDYAGRLQILGVHARGKTLSKDVDLDKVARRTPGYTGADLSNLLNEAAILAARRDLSEVSNDEISDAIERVMAGPEKKDSVMSDRRKRLVAYHEAGHALVGALMPDYDPVQKISIIPRGNAGGLTFFTPSEERMESGLYSRTYLQNQMAVALGGRVAEEIVYGEDEVTTGASNDLQQVASTARQMITRFGMSDKLGPVALGRSQGGMFLGRDIAAERDFSEDTAATIDEEVSDLVALAYRRATKVLVDNRSVLDELADMLVDQETVDAEEFQELLIRSDVRIAEYV; this is translated from the coding sequence TTGAACAAACGTTGGCGGAACATCGGGCTTGGGGCCCTCCTAGTGCTAGCGATCGTTGTGATCGCACCGGCTTTCTTCGGTGGTGCCGGTGGGCCTCAACCCGAAGCTCGCTCGCTTCGTTACAGCGATTTTGTGGAGCGGGTCCAGGAAGATCAGGTCAGCCGTGTGCTTCTTTCTCCCGATCGTGGTACTGCTCAGGTTGTCGAGACCGATGGCCGTCGCGCTGAGGTGAATCTCGCTCCCGACAAGGACCTGCTCAAGCTGCTCACCGATCACAACGTTGACATCGCGGTTCAGCCTTCGCGTCAGCCAGGGGCCTGGCAGCAAGCTGCTTCAAGCCTGATCTTCCCCTTGTTGTTGCTCGGCGGGCTGTTCTTCCTCTTCCGTCGTGCCCAGTCGGGCGGTGGTGGCGGTAATCCCGCCATGAATTTCGGCAAAAGTAAGGCCCGTGTTCAGATGGAACCTTCCACGCAGATCACCTTCGGTGATGTTGCAGGCATTGAAGGGGCCAAGCTTGAACTCACTGAGGTGGTCGACTTTCTCAAGAATCCTGATCGCTTCACAGCTGTCGGGGCCAAGATTCCCAAGGGTGTGCTGCTTGTAGGTCCTCCAGGTACAGGTAAGACGCTTCTGGCCAAAGCTGTTGCAGGCGAGGCCAACGTTCCTTTCTTCTCAATCTCCGGTTCGGAGTTTGTCGAGATGTTTGTCGGCGTTGGTGCGAGTCGTGTTCGCGATCTGTTCGAGCAGGCCAAGAAAAACGCTCCCTGCATCGTGTTCATCGATGAGATTGATGCGGTCGGTCGTCAGCGTGGTGCTGGCATGGGCGGTGGAAATGATGAGCGTGAACAGACGCTCAACCAGCTGCTCACTGAGATGGATGGTTTTGAAGGCAATACCGGTATCATCATTGTGGCGGCCACCAACCGTCCGGATGTCCTCGACTCTGCTCTGATGAGGCCTGGTCGTTTCGACCGTCAGGTCACGGTGGATCGCCCCGACTACGCGGGTCGTCTACAGATCCTCGGAGTTCACGCCCGTGGCAAGACTCTTTCTAAGGACGTTGATCTCGACAAGGTGGCACGACGCACACCGGGTTACACGGGTGCTGACCTGTCCAATCTGCTCAACGAAGCGGCGATCCTGGCGGCCCGTCGCGATTTGAGCGAAGTCAGTAACGACGAGATCAGTGATGCCATTGAGCGCGTCATGGCTGGTCCTGAGAAAAAGGACAGCGTGATGAGTGATCGTCGTAAGCGTCTCGTCGCCTACCACGAAGCTGGCCATGCCTTGGTCGGTGCCCTGATGCCTGACTACGACCCGGTTCAGAAGATCTCGATCATTCCGCGTGGAAATGCTGGAGGACTGACCTTCTTCACTCCCAGCGAGGAGCGGATGGAGTCAGGCCTTTATTCCCGCACCTACCTTCAGAACCAGATGGCCGTCGCGCTGGGTGGCCGTGTCGCCGAAGAGATCGTCTACGGAGAGGATGAAGTCACAACAGGCGCCTCCAATGACCTGCAGCAGGTGGCTTCGACAGCAAGACAGATGATCACCCGCTTCGGCATGAGCGACAAGCTTGGCCCAGTGGCTCTCGGTCGTTCTCAGGGAGGCATGTTCCTTGGCCGAGATATCGCTGCTGAACGCGACTTCTCTGAAGACACTGCGGCCACTATCGACGAAGAAGTTTCCGATCTCGTGGCTCTCGCCTACAGGCGTGCCACCAAGGTTCTTGTCGATAACCGATCCGTTCTCGACGAGCTCGCTGACATGCTCGTGGACCAGGAAACTGTGGATGCTGAAGAGTTCCAAGAACTGCTGATCCGCAGCGATGTCCGTATTGCTGAATACGTCTGA
- a CDS encoding bifunctional 4-hydroxy-2-oxoglutarate aldolase/2-dehydro-3-deoxy-phosphogluconate aldolase has protein sequence MSVLLNTSDHEQGLIRSLRIQPLLVVLRPESTDLEASFPGTRLSRQLDQLVEAGVQHVEIAWIEHPRWPDLVMAAMSRHPRVSLGAASITQQLALKQVAELGFSYAMSPLLDRGLQQKAKQLDFLLVPGVMTPSEIRQACDLDCRLVKLFPASVLGRGFYRQIAAPMGNLPFMIAAGGLRAGDLYSWLGAGYDAIALGRTVFENDGFDPCLSAWIGA, from the coding sequence ATGTCCGTATTGCTGAATACGTCTGATCATGAGCAGGGTTTGATCCGCTCCCTGCGGATCCAGCCCCTTCTGGTTGTTTTGCGTCCAGAGAGCACTGACCTGGAGGCATCCTTTCCAGGCACCCGCCTGAGTCGTCAGCTCGATCAGCTGGTTGAGGCGGGTGTTCAACACGTCGAAATTGCCTGGATTGAGCATCCTCGTTGGCCCGATCTGGTGATGGCAGCGATGTCTCGTCATCCACGTGTGTCTCTAGGAGCGGCATCGATCACCCAGCAGTTGGCTTTGAAGCAGGTGGCTGAGCTGGGATTCAGCTACGCCATGTCGCCGCTATTGGACAGGGGTTTACAGCAAAAGGCGAAGCAGCTCGATTTTCTGTTGGTGCCAGGCGTGATGACGCCCTCTGAGATCAGGCAAGCTTGCGATCTGGATTGCCGTTTGGTGAAGTTGTTCCCGGCCAGCGTGCTGGGTCGCGGTTTTTATCGACAGATCGCTGCGCCAATGGGCAATCTTCCCTTCATGATTGCTGCTGGAGGCTTGCGTGCCGGTGACCTCTACTCCTGGCTGGGAGCTGGATATGACGCCATCGCTCTTGGCCGGACGGTGTTCGAAAACGATGGTTTTGATCCTTGTCTTTCCGCCTGGATTGGCGCATGA